One Romboutsia sp. 13368 genomic window carries:
- a CDS encoding biotin transporter BioY, producing the protein MKLTTNELVICSIFASLTAILTQISIPIPPIPITMQVFAVALCGLVLGKRLGFISISIYVLLGAIGMPVFSHFNGGIGYILGPTGGFILSFPIMVYIVGYFSDKYKSTIGIYTGMIIGLLVSYTIGTIYFCI; encoded by the coding sequence ATGAAATTAACTACTAATGAATTAGTAATATGTTCAATATTTGCTAGCTTAACAGCAATATTAACTCAAATATCTATACCAATTCCGCCAATACCTATTACAATGCAGGTGTTTGCAGTAGCTTTATGTGGTTTAGTATTAGGGAAAAGATTAGGATTTATATCTATAAGTATATATGTTTTACTAGGAGCAATAGGTATGCCGGTATTTTCACATTTTAATGGAGGAATAGGTTATATATTAGGTCCAACAGGAGGTTTTATATTATCATTTCCAATAATGGTGTATATAGTAGGATATTTTTCTGATAAATATAAATCTACAATAGGTATATATACTGGTATGATAATTGGCTTATTAGTAAGCTACACAATAGGTACAATATATTTTTGTATAA
- a CDS encoding cation:dicarboxylate symporter family transporter has product MASFTLPLGMTINMNGTAIMQVIAAIFIXSTSXYEVTI; this is encoded by the coding sequence ATAGCATCTTTCACATTACCACTTGGTATGACTATTAATATGAACGGAACTGCTATAATGCAAGTTATCGCAGCTATATTTATAGYWTCTACTTCTGRATATGAAGTTACTATATAG
- a CDS encoding cation:dicarboxylate symporter family transporter, translated as KLGRISYKTILGFLGTSVFALVLAGVFGMTAHKLGLFNVSIDNIASSEGSVANNPLLVFVQAIPNNITSVFGDNGRVLSIVFLASVTGICINTLGDEILVLKKLLQDINKIITTFLTFVITKFXPIAIFVLITRTFAIYGVEHLKPALAYVGTATIAL; from the coding sequence AAATTAGGTCGTATATCTTATAAAACAATATTAGGTTTCTTAGGTACATCTGTATTTGCACTAGTACTAGCTGGTGTATTTGGAATGACTGCACATAAACTTGGTTTATTTAATGTAAGTATAGATAACATAGCTTCAAGCGAAGGAAGTGTTGCAAATAATCCACTTTTAGTATTTGTACAAGCTATACCAAACAATATAACTTCAGTATTTGGAGATAATGGACGTGTTTTATCTATAGTATTCTTAGCTAGTGTTACTGGAATTTGTATTAATACTTTAGGAGATGAAATTTTAGTATTAAAGAAATTATTACAAGATATAAATAAGATAATAACTACTTTCTTAACATTTGTTATAACTAARTTTGRACCAATAGCWATATTTGTTTTAATAACAAGAACTTTTGCAATTTATGGTGTTGAACATTTAAAACCAGCACTTGCATATGTTGGTACTGCTACAATAGCTTTATT
- a CDS encoding cation:dicarboxylate symporter family transporter yields the protein MASIGTPVAPGAGAIILFTVLTGMGYQNDAAVLAYXXXLAINRPIEMIVTALNVVGDAATAVYVSKSENNLNEDIYNGTVDTVLXXXKXLS from the coding sequence ATAGCATCAATTGGTACACCTGTCGCTCCTGGTGCTGGAGCTATAATATTATTTACTGTTTTAACAGGTATGGGATATCAAAATGATGCAGCAGTACTTGCTTATNNNNNNNTACTTGCAATAAACAGACCAATAGAAATGATTGTTACTGCACTAAATGTAGTTGGAGATGCTGCAACTGCTGTTTATGTATCTAAGTCAGAAAACAACTTAAACGAAGATATTTATAATGGAACAGTAGATACTGTATTASMAAAWWAAAAARTATTATCATAA
- a CDS encoding thioredoxin family protein, whose translation MVEMSLKELFEVGKSFESSVGEGTKGERARIFKNNSRLNLTEEMISFIESIDCEVNFLVSGEIWCPDFQLNATVLKRFLDLNPNFNMSVITMARGKKFMAPLLGVDKESFKGPSVAVLDKDFNVLGLFEERPNAVRKIENFDDIKLDYYKGKYLLDTVNDFIQILKVI comes from the coding sequence ATGGTTGAAATGAGTCTTAAAGAACTATTTGAAGTTGGAAAAAGCTTTGAAAGTTCTGTAGGTGAAGGAACTAAGGGAGAAAGAGCTAGAATATTTAAAAACAATTCTAGATTAAACTTAACTGAAGAAATGATATCTTTTATTGAAAGTATTGATTGTGAAGTTAATTTTTTAGTATCAGGAGAAATATGGTGTCCTGATTTTCAGTTAAATGCTACAGTCTTAAAAAGATTTTTAGATTTAAATCCTAATTTTAATATGTCAGTAATAACTATGGCTCGTGGTAAAAAATTTATGGCACCTTTATTAGGTGTTGATAAAGAATCTTTTAAGGGACCATCTGTAGCAGTTTTAGATAAAGATTTTAATGTTTTAGGTTTATTTGAAGAAAGACCTAATGCAGTTCGTAAAATAGAAAACTTTGATGATATAAAATTAGATTATTATAAAGGTAAATATCTTTTAGATACAGTTAATGATTTCATACAAATATTAAAAGTAATATAA
- a CDS encoding cation diffusion facilitator family transporter — MLSKLLVNTFIKNNENIENEDVRSKYGYLGGIVGIIANFILFAVKFSVGLLTSSIAIMADAFNNLSDMASSIITIVGFKLASMPPDKEHPFGHGRLEYISALIVAFMVMLVGIQFVRSSIDRILNPVPIKFEIIPFILLFISILVKVWLSKFNKFMGNKINSSALKAASVDAMGDVFTSSTVLVAFLASKFTNLPIDGYAGILVSVAILYAGYSLIKETISPLLGEAPDPELVKQINQAILSYEHIEGVHDLIIHNYGVGKSIASVHAEIPADIDIMTIHDIIDXAEREISEKFKTHLVIHMDPICVETEEVAYIRSEVEKIIKYNPXIKSMHDFRVVGHGENQNLIFDVVVDNDKMIKIMTEEELXEDIINAIKDVHPEYNCFITIDRDYH, encoded by the coding sequence ATGCTTTCTAAATTATTAGTAAATACATTTATAAAAAACAATGAAAATATCGAAAATGAAGACGTAAGAAGTAAATATGGATACTTAGGTGGGATAGTTGGAATAATAGCAAACTTTATATTATTTGCAGTAAAATTCTCAGTTGGCTTATTAACATCAAGTATTGCAATAATGGCAGATGCATTTAACAACTTATCAGACATGGCATCATCAATTATAACAATAGTAGGGTTTAAACTTGCAAGTATGCCACCAGATAAGGAACACCCATTTGGACATGGTAGACTTGAGTATATATCAGCTTTAATAGTAGCATTTATGGTAATGCTTGTAGGTATTCAATTTGTAAGATCATCAATAGATAGAATACTAAATCCAGTACCTATAAAATTTGAAATAATACCATTTATACTTTTATTCATATCTATACTTGTTAAAGTATGGTTAAGTAAATTTAATAAATTTATGGGGAATAAAATAAATTCATCAGCACTAAAGGCTGCATCAGTAGATGCAATGGGAGATGTATTTACATCAAGTACTGTTTTAGTAGCATTTTTAGCATCTAAATTTACAAATCTTCCAATAGACGGATATGCAGGTATTTTAGTATCTGTTGCAATACTTTATGCAGGATACTCATTAATTAAAGAAACTATAAGTCCATTACTTGGGGAAGCACCAGATCCTGAATTAGTTAAGCAAATAAACCAAGCAATATTATCATATGAGCATATAGAAGGTGTGCACGATTTAATAATTCATAACTACGGAGTTGGAAAGTCAATAGCATCTGTTCATGCAGAAATACCAGCAGATATAGATATAATGACTATACACGATATAATAGATRMAGCTGAAAGAGAAATATCAGAAAAGTTTAAAACTCACTTAGTAATACACATGGACCCTATATGTGTTGAAACTGAGGAAGTAGCATATATAAGAAGTGAAGTAGAAAAAATAATAAAGTAYAATCCARTTATAAAATCAATGCATGACTTTAGAGTAGTAGGTCATGGAGAAAATCAAAACTTAATTTTTGATGTTGTAGTTGATAATGATAAGATGATTAAGATTATGACTGAGGAAGAGTTAAGNGAAGATATAATTAATGCTATAAAGGATGTACATCCAGAGTATAATTGTTTTATAACTATAGATAGGGATTATCATTAA
- a CDS encoding C-GCAxxG-C-C family (seleno)protein codes for MTKPSIYHSQGYNCAEALIKSYNEEHHTNIPVSLGSGMGSGATVGSLCGAINAAVLVIGFLKGRNSELEANEARAYSNKLMKIIREKYNSEMCIDLKRNKIGCDEIIDFSV; via the coding sequence ATGACTAAACCATCAATATATCATAGCCAAGGATATAATTGTGCAGAGGCATTAATAAAATCATATAACGAAGAGCATCATACAAATATACCTGTTTCTTTAGGAAGTGGAATGGGATCGGGAGCAACTGTAGGAAGTTTATGTGGAGCTATAAATGCAGCAGTGCTAGTTATAGGATTTTTAAAGGGAAGAAATAGTGAGTTAGAAGCTAATGAAGCTAGAGCATATTCTAACAAATTAATGAAAATAATTAGAGAAAAGTATAATAGTGAAATGTGCATTGATTTAAAAAGAAATAAAATTGGATGTGATGAAATAATAGATTTCAGTGTGTAG
- a CDS encoding sigma factor, translated as MKCNETNYIQRLKNHKEDALEYVVDKYIPLVKGTTYKVLSPLKNEWIIEECINDVFLSVWNNSDKFNGNNDDFKKWICAIAKFKSIDYYRKEIKH; from the coding sequence ATGAAATGTAATGAAACAAATTATATACAAAGATTAAAAAATCATAAAGAAGATGCTTTAGAATATGTAGTTGATAAATATATACCATTAGTAAAAGGTACAACCTATAAAGTATTATCACCTTTGAAAAATGAATGGATTATAGAAGAATGTATTAATGATGTATTTCTTTCTGTTTGGAATAATAGTGATAAATTTAATGGAAATAATGATGATTTTAAAAAATGGATATGTGCAATAGCTAAATTTAAATCAATTGATTATTATAGAAAAGAAATTAAACATTT
- a CDS encoding DUF1540 domain-containing protein — protein sequence MESNLHCSATDCAFNKTGNCYASQIKVEGFDAAVTPETYCDTYRDGDSFNLSNYHGETGLTSTQDISCTAKNCRYNTFGYCNASHVDINFENSSCETFVCR from the coding sequence ATGGAAAGCAATTTACATTGCTCAGCTACAGACTGTGCATTTAATAAAACTGGAAATTGTTATGCTTCACAAATAAAAGTTGAAGGATTTGATGCAGCAGTAACACCTGAAACTTACTGCGATACATATAGAGATGGGGATAGCTTTAATCTTAGTAATTATCATGGTGAGACAGGATTAACTAGTACTCAAGATATATCTTGTACTGCCAAAAACTGTAGATACAATACTTTTGGTTATTGTAATGCTAGCCATGTAGACATAAACTTTGAAAATAGTAGCTGTGAAACTTTTGTTTGTAGATAA
- a CDS encoding DUF1659 domain-containing protein: MAVTVANNPAGLRLKFDLGRDDSTGKTKVKSRTFSNVKHNASNEDVYEVASALESLQEXVISIVYITFKMKIYKIYFT; the protein is encoded by the coding sequence ATGGCAGTTACAGTAGCAAATAATCCAGCAGGACTTAGATTRAAATTTGATTTAGGAAGAGATGACTCAACAGGTAAAACTAAAGTAAAAAGCAGAACATTTTCAAATGTTAAGCACAATGCATCAAATGAAGATGTATACGAAGTGGCATCAGCTTTAGAATCKCTTCAAGAATANGTTATTTCTATAGTCTATATTACCTTCAAAATGAAGATATATAAAATTTATTTCACTTGA
- a CDS encoding conserved phage C-terminal domain-containing protein codes for MNGXLPRGQFYISNGTVSKDLNISIGKAKRLIKNFKDLNIIQLVQLGNADNTPSVYEYSNNIDLGHNLGHDLGRVVKEASNSNNXXLXNEHIYDTGTRLENCHSKKDNINNNKINNCVVDYLNKKTGKRFKKTSVKTKCLVNARLNEGFDEEDFYKVIDIKSKQWLYTEMEKYLRPETLFSNKFEXXLNEEVDKNEDIEDLKDIKPFDIEFDF; via the coding sequence ATGAATGGAAAWCTACCAAGAGGACAATTCTACATAAGCAATGGCACTGTTTCTAAGGATTTAAATATATCAATAGGAAAAGCAAAAAGACTTATAAAAAACTTTAAGGACTTAAATATAATACAATTAGTTCAATTAGGAAACGCTGATAACACACCATCAGTATATGAATACAGCAATAATATCGACCTAGGTCATAACCTAGGACATGACCTAGGTAGRGTTGTTAAAGAAGCTAGTAATAGCAATAATTYRTRCCTAWWWAACGAACATATATACGATACAGGTACGAGGTTAGAGAACTGCCACTCTAAAAAAGATAATATAAATAATAATAAAATAAATAATTGTGTAGTTGATTATTTAAACAAGAAAACTGGGAAGAGATTTAAAAAAACATCAGTAAAAACTAAGTGTCTTGTAAATGCAAGACTTAATGAAGGTTTTGATGAAGAAGACTTTTACAAGGTTATAGATATAAAGTCAAAACAGTGGTTATATACTGAAATGGAAAAATACTTAAGACCAGAAACTTTGTTTAGTAATAAGTTTGAANNNNACTTAAACGAAGAAGTTGATAAGAATGAGGATATAGAGGATTTAAAGGATATAAAACCATTTGATATAGAATTTGATTTTTAA
- the gltS gene encoding sodium/glutamate symporter has product LFYKCSNIFIYVQVTIYKVGDFLYSLNLDITSTLILSIILFIIGNFIKNKVSLLDKFCIPSPVVGGLLFCILALFLKLFKICDITMDTSLMDYLICFFFTTIGLGMSLSLVKKGGKSLIKYWLLCGTLSLFQNLIAVCISKGLNINPLLGLMCGTISMEGGHGSSAAYGATIEGLGINNAISVGIAASTLGLILAGLIGSPLAKFLIDKYKLKPSSISNNVSVSNKDSFKINLDILSFLEQLLTILVCISIGKLISNVFYNLTGIIIPAITGCMLISVLFRNINDKVNFINLDFKVIDFLSDISLSIFLTMALMSIDLVKLSSLFGPIVIIVLCQSIFIVLYATFVCFKILGKDFDSAVMISGLIGHGLGATPTALANMTSISNKYGYSKKAFLVVPLVAAFLLDMFTMPCIIFFINILS; this is encoded by the coding sequence TTATTTTATAAATGTTCTAATATATTTATCTATGTACAAGTTACAATATATAAGGTAGGTGATTTTTTGTACTCTCTAAATTTAGACATTACCTCAACTTTAATTTTATCTATAATCTTATTTATTATAGGTAATTTCATAAAAAATAAAGTGAGTCTATTAGATAAGTTTTGTATTCCATCTCCAGTTGTTGGTGGATTGTTATTTTGTATATTAGCTCTTTTTTTAAAGCTATTTAAAATCTGTGATATAACTATGGACACATCACTAATGGATTATCTTATATGTTTTTTCTTTACAACAATTGGTCTTGGTATGAGTTTATCTTTAGTTAAAAAAGGTGGAAAGTCCCTTATAAAATATTGGTTGTTGTGTGGTACATTATCTTTGTTTCAAAATTTAATAGCTGTTTGTATTTCTAAAGGTTTAAATATAAATCCACTACTTGGTCTTATGTGTGGAACAATTTCAATGGAAGGTGGCCATGGATCATCTGCAGCATATGGTGCTACTATAGAAGGCTTAGGTATTAATAATGCTATAAGTGTTGGTATAGCAGCCTCTACTTTAGGTCTTATATTAGCCGGACTTATAGGTTCTCCTCTTGCCAAATTTTTAATCGATAAGTATAAGTTAAAGCCATCTTCAATTTCTAATAATGTRTCAGTATCTAATAAAGATAGTTTCAAAATAAATTTAGATATTCTTTCATTTTTAGAACAATTATTAACTATTTTAGTTTGTATATCTATAGGAAAATTAATATCAAATGTATTTTATAATTTAACAGGGATAATAATTCCAGCTATAACAGGATGTATGTTAATATCGGTTTTATTTAGAAATATAAATGATAAAGTTAATTTTATTAATTTAGATTTTAAAGTTATTGATTTTTTAAGTGATATATCTCTTTCAATCTTTTTAACTATGGCACTTATGAGTATTGATTTAGTTAAATTATCAAGCTTATTTGGTCCAATAGTTATTATCGTATTATGTCAAAGCATATTTATAGTTTTATATGCTACTTTTGTTTGTTTTAAAATTCTTGGTAAAGATTTTGATTCAGCTGTTATGATAAGTGGACTTATCGGTCATGGATTAGGCGCWACTCCTACAGCCCTTGCTAATATGACRTCTATAAGTAACAARTATGGCTATTCAAAAAAAGCATTTTTAGTGGTTCCATTAGTTGCTGCCTTTTTACTTGATATGTTCACTATGCCTTGTATAATATTTTTTATAAATATTTTAAGTTAA
- a CDS encoding DnaB-like helicase C-terminal domain-containing protein codes for IGDDISSICANTLDFLENREDTGLKFGVKLLDDVIGGLFKGELTTIAARSGVGKTALALQIMLKCKDQGKKVLFISREMSKEQIFMRNLSKKTGISAKSFKYKDLKEIDWKNIIDAMXDLSKENLIYINDRISTIPQLKKRIRQVKPDLVIVDYVQLLSSEQNLQTREREVATLSRELKNITLDYE; via the coding sequence ATTGGAGATGATATAAGTTCTATATGTGCTAATACTTTAGATTTTCTTGAAAATAGAGAAGATACAGGTCTTAAGTTTGGAGTTAAGTTATTAGATGATGTTATAGGAGGACTTTTTAAAGGAGAGCTTACAACAATAGCTGCTAGAAGTGGAGTTGGTAAAACTGCACTTGCACTTCAAATAATGTTAAAGTGTAAGGATCAAGGCAAGAAAGTACTTTTTATAAGTAGGGAAATGAGTAAAGAACAAATATTTATGAGAAACTTAAGTAAGAAAACTGGAATAAGTGCTAAAAGCTTTAAGTATAAAGATTTAAARGAAATAGATTGGAAAAATATWATAGATGCAATGARTGATTTGAGCAAGGAAAATCTTATATATATAAATGATAGAATAAGTACAATACCWCAACTTAAAAAGAGAATAAGACAAGTTAAACCTGATTTAGTAATAGTGGATTATGTTCAGCTTTTAAGTAGTGAACAAAACTTACAAACTAGGGAAAGAGAAGTTGCAACTTTATCTAGAGAACTTAAGAATATAACTCTAGATTATGAAA
- a CDS encoding SAM-dependent methyltransferase: MNQDKIFIKTFLNNFKDESFSVKLWDDEEIKVGNDEPLFKVILNKPIPKKELITSTSLAFGEAYMDGNLEVEGDFFTMLNTILKYKSKFSTDFKRLPKLFSNLTSAKKQKEEVSYHYDLGNDFYKLWLDDTMSYSCGYFKNENDSLYDAQMNKINHLLKKLNLKEGLSLLDIGCGWGSLLIEAAKQYKVKGLGITLSEEQYKKFKSRIEEENLQDYLDVKLMDYRELEKSGLSFDRVVSVGMLEHVGRDNYDLFMKNVSKVLKKEGIFVLHYISGLTESPGDPWMRKYIFPGGVIPSLREIMSISADYKFYTTDVESLRPHYMRTLLKWAENFENNIDTVREMFDERFVKMWTMYLYSCAACFNTGVIDLHQIVFTNGVNNSNPLTRDYMYN, from the coding sequence ATGAATCAAGATAAAATATTTATAAAAACCTTTTTAAATAATTTTAAAGATGAATCATTTTCCGTTAAATTATGGGATGATGAGGAAATTAAAGTAGGAAATGACGAGCCTTTATTTAAAGTTATATTAAATAAACCAATACCTAAAAAAGAATTAATTACAAGTACATCTTTAGCTTTTGGAGAAGCTTATATGGACGGAAACCTAGAGGTTGAAGGTGACTTTTTTACTATGCTTAATACAATTTTAAAATATAAAAGTAAGTTTTCAACAGACTTTAAGCGTCTTCCTAAACTATTTTCAAATTTAACATCTGCTAAAAAACAAAAAGAAGAAGTATCTTATCACTATGACTTAGGAAATGATTTTTATAAATTATGGTTAGATGATACTATGAGCTATTCTTGTGGATACTTTAAAAATGAAAATGATTCACTATATGATGCACAAATGAATAAAATTAATCATTTACTTAAAAAGTTAAATTTAAAAGAAGGATTAAGTTTATTAGATATAGGTTGTGGTTGGGGTTCTCTTTTAATAGAAGCTGCTAAACAATACAAGGTAAAAGGATTAGGTATTACATTAAGTGAAGAGCAGTATAAAAAGTTTAAAAGCAGAATAGAAGAAGAAAACTTACAAGATTATTTAGATGTAAAACTTATGGACTATAGAGAACTTGAAAAATCAGGTTTATCATTTGATAGAGTAGTAAGTGTTGGTATGCTTGAACATGTAGGAAGAGATAATTATGATTTATTTATGAAAAATGTATCAAAAGTACTTAAGAAAGAAGGTATATTTGTACTACACTATATAAGTGGTTTAACAGAATCTCCAGGTGATCCATGGATGAGAAAATACATATTCCCAGGAGGAGTTATACCAAGCTTAAGAGAAATAATGTCAATATCAGCAGATTATAAGTTTTACACTACAGATGTAGAAAGTTTAAGACCACATTATATGCGAACTTTACTTAAATGGGCTGAAAACTTTGAAAATAATATAGATACTGTAAGAGAAATGTTTGACGAAAGATTTGTTAAAATGTGGACTATGTATTTATATTCATGTGCTGCATGTTTTAATACTGGAGTTATAGACCTTCATCAAATTGTATTTACTAATGGAGTAAATAATTCAAATCCGTTAACTAGAGATTATATGTATAATTAA
- a CDS encoding GNAT family N-acetyltransferase, with protein MINKANLSDIPQIMNIINKTVEEMKSYNNTQWDENYPQDKDFAKDIELGDLYVDKEDNTIIGFICVNYIEPVEYDNLNWSKYEKCMIIHRMAVNPEYRNKGIGSKLINFAEELAIKNGVNYLKTDTYSINTKMNSLFRKFNYKFVGEMSFLGKEQPFYCYEKTL; from the coding sequence ATGATAAATAAAGCAAATTTAAGTGATATACCACAAATAATGAATATAATAAATAAAACAGTAGAAGAAATGAAATCTTATAATAATACTCAATGGGATGAAAATTATCCTCAAGATAAAGATTTTGCAAAAGATATAGAACTTGGTGATTTATATGTTGATAAAGAGGATAATACGATTATTGGATTTATATGTGTTAATTATATAGAACCGGTAGAATATGATAATTTAAATTGGTCTAAATATGAAAAATGTATGATAATTCATAGAATGGCAGTAAATCCTGAATATAGAAATAAAGGAATAGGAAGTAAGTTAATTAATTTTGCCGAAGAATTAGCAATTAAAAACGGTGTAAATTATTTGAAAACAGATACTTATTCTATAAATACTAAGATGAATTCACTGTTTAGAAAATTTAACTATAAATTTGTTGGAGAAATGAGTTTCTTAGGAAAAGAACAACCATTTTACTGTTATGAAAAAACATTATAA
- a CDS encoding DUF2922 domain-containing protein: MELNKKLVMTFKTTDDKKVSISVDNPREDLSESEVKNAMELITEKNIFAPGGADLAYLVSAKVVQTDTTNYDLVL, translated from the coding sequence ATGGAATTAAATAAAAAATTAGTTATGACTTTTAAAACTACAGATGACAAGAAAGTATCAATATCAGTTGACAACCCTAGAGAAGACTTATCAGAATCAGAAGTGAAAAATGCAATGGAGCTTATAACAGAAAAAAATATCTTCGCTCCTGGTGGAGCTGACTTAGCATATTTAGTTTCTGCAAAAGTTGTACAAACTGATACTACTAACTACGACTTAGTACTTTAA
- a CDS encoding YjjG family noncanonical pyrimidine nucleotidase → MEYKVILFDADDTLFDFKKTEKHALEKLMSNLDTKYDNDYCINIYKEINTQIWKELEEGKITSDKLKVERFQRLINKLNLSDDANRLSNLYIEFLSQGSFLYEETKELLDYLSKNYKLAIITNGLSDVQHKRIRESEVSHYFDEIIISQEVKISKPDPRVFEYALNSLNHDDKSSVLMVGDSLTSDIKGGINASIDTCWFNLFNKSNDTDISPKYEINNLLDLKNIL, encoded by the coding sequence ATGGAATATAAGGTTATTTTATTTGATGCAGACGATACTTTATTTGATTTTAAAAAAACAGAAAAACATGCATTAGAAAAATTAATGTCTAATTTAGATACTAAATATGATAATGATTACTGTATAAATATTTACAAGGAAATAAATACTCAGATATGGAAAGAGCTTGAAGAAGGAAAAATAACTTCAGACAAATTGAAAGTAGAAAGATTTCAAAGACTTATAAACAAGCTTAACTTATCGGATGATGCAAATAGACTAAGCAATTTATATATCGAGTTTTTAAGTCAGGGTTCATTTTTATATGAAGAAACAAAAGAGCTTTTAGATTATTTATCTAAAAATTATAAATTAGCTATAATAACTAATGGACTTTCTGATGTTCAACATAAAAGAATTAGAGAATCTGAAGTTAGCCACTATTTCGATGAAATTATAATATCTCAAGAAGTTAAAATCTCAAAGCCTGATCCAAGAGTTTTTGAATATGCTCTTAATTCATTAAATCATGATGATAAATCTTCTGTTTTAATGGTTGGAGACAGCTTAACATCTGATATTAAAGGGGGAATAAATGCTTCTATAGATACTTGTTGGTTTAATTTATTTAATAAATCAAACGATACTGATATAAGTCCAAAATATGAAATAAATAACTTACTAGATTTAAAAAATATATTATAA
- a CDS encoding Mor transcription activator family protein produces MXYIKLEDIPQELVGVANFMGMDKFIEFCNEYGGIAIYFPSKKTLLRNGRNREIIKMYNGKNIKDLARVFEISEVQ; encoded by the coding sequence ATGGAKTATATTAAATTAGARGATATTCCACAGGAGCTTGTAGGTGTTGCAAACTTTATGGGAATGGATAAGTTTATTGAGTTTTGTAATGAATATGGAGGAATWGCTATTTATTTTCCAAGTAAGAAGACACTTCTTAGAAATGGAAGAAATAGAGAGATTATAAAAATGTATAATGGAAAAAATATAAAGGATCTTGCGAGAGTATTTGAAATAAGTGAGGTTCAA
- a CDS encoding YvrJ family protein has product MDGNLEVLIANVGFPIAISMYLLIRIEGKLAILTDSINELSKNILFIKKG; this is encoded by the coding sequence ATGGATGGTAATTTAGAAGTTCTGATTGCAAATGTAGGCTTTCCCATTGCTATAAGTATGTATCTACTTATTAGGATTGAAGGAAAACTTGCAATTTTAACAGATAGTATAAATGAACTATCTAAAAACATTTTGTTTATTAAAAAAGGATAG
- a CDS encoding ATPase → MYEIAKSLLNEYVEIYTYLSLDKLYGELIVATPYEIVLLRKHIEKASNQNYALYIPLSSVIYIKKL, encoded by the coding sequence ATGTATGAAATAGCAAAATCACTTTTAAATGAATATGTTGAAATTTACACTTACTTATCTTTAGATAAATTATATGGAGAATTAATAGTTGCTACTCCTTATGAAATAGTACTTCTTAGAAAGCATATTGAAAAAGCATCAAATCAAAACTACGCTTTATATATACCCCTAAGTTCTGTAATATATATCAAAAAATTATAA